A single region of the Kwoniella botswanensis chromosome 1, complete sequence genome encodes:
- a CDS encoding V-type proton ATPase catalytic subunit A, whose protein sequence is MDRAKRDLPKVRDEERERMFGSVYSVSGPVVIGENMRGCAMYELVRVGHDELVGEVIRIEADRATIQVYEETSGVTVGDPVLRTGKPLSVELGPGLMTNIYDGIQRPLKSIQEKSQSIYIPRGINTESLSREIKWDFNPASFRVGDHLSGGDIFGSVYENSLVDNHKIMLPPRAMGTITRIAEKGSYTVEDVVLETEFQGKTTQHTMMQLWPVRAPRPVAQKETASYPLFTGQRVLDALFPCVQGGTTAIPGAFGCGKTVISQALSKFSNSDIIIYVGCGERGNEMAEVLADFPELTLERDGREEPIMKRTALVANTSNMPVAAREASIYTGITLSEYFRDQGNNVAMMADSTSRWAEALREISGRLAEMPADSGYPAYLGAKLASFYERAGKVTCLGNPVRQGTVSIVGAVSPPGGDFSDPVTSATLGIVQVFWGLSKALAQRKHFPSVDWNVSYSKYLKVLDPHYEKSNPGFIDLRTRAKEILQKEQDLAEIVQLVGKSALGESDKITLEVARMLKDDFLQQNGISEYDRYCPFYKTSGMLKNFVAFYDQSQRAVETSDMTFAKVRDSAADVMYKLSQMKFESPNTQSEQDIQGKFDQLYNEIGETFRRMQE, encoded by the exons ATGGACAGAGCGAAACGGGATCTTCCCAAG GTACGAGAtgaggaaagggagagaaTGTTCGGTTCGGTCTACTC TGTTTCCGGACCGGTCGTTATCGGTGAGAACATGCGAGGATGTGCAATGTACGAGTTGGTCAGAGTTGGGCATGATGAGTTGGTAGGAG AGGTCATTCGAATCGAAGCGGATCGAGCCACCATCCAAGTCTATGAGGAGACATCCGGTGTCACTGTTGGAGATCCGGTACTCAGGACCGGTAAACCATTGAGTGTTGAGCTTGGACCTG GTCTCATGACAAACATCTACGA TGGTATTCAACGTCCACTTAAGTCTATCCAAGAGAAATCTCAGAGTATTTACATTCCTC GTGGTATCAATACCGAATCCTTGAGCAGAGAGATCAAATGGGATTTTAACCCTGCGTCTTTCCGAGTCGGTGACCATCTATCTGGAGGTGATATCTTCGGTAGCGTCTACGAGAACTCTCTTGTAGACAACCATAAAATCATGCTTCCCCCTCGAGCTATGGGTACCATCACCCGAATCGCTGAGAAGGGTAGCTATACCGTCGAG GATGTCGTGCTTGAAACCGAATTCCAAGGCAAGACCACTCAACATACCATGATGCAGCTCTGGCCTGTCAGAGCTCCTCGACCAGTAGCTCAAAAGGAGACGGCCTCTTATCCCCTGTTCACTGGACAACGAGTTTTGGATGCGTTGTTCCCATGTGTTCAAGGTGGTACCACAGCTATTCCTGGTGCTTTcggatg TGGTAAAACCGTTATC AGTCAAGCCTTGTCGAAATTCTCCAACTCTGATATCATTATTTACGTCGGTTGTGGTGAGCGTGGTAATG AAATGGCTGAAGTGTTGGCGGAT TTCCCCGAACTCACTCTGGAACGAGATGGACGAGAAGAACCCATCATGAAGCGTACCGCCCTCGTCGCCAATACTTCCAACATGCCAGTGGCCGCTCGAGAAGCCTCCATATACACTGGTATCACCTTGTCCGAATACTTCCGTGATCAAGGTAACAACGTTGCCATGATGGCAGATTCTACTTCCCGATGGGCCGAAGCTTTGCGAGAAATCTCTGGTCGATTGGCTGAAATGCCTGCCGATTCCGGTTACCCCGCTTATCTTGGTGCTAAGCTTGCCAGTTTCTACGAGCGAGCCGGTAAAGTCACTTGTCTCGGTAACCCTGTCAGACAAGGTACTGTCTCTATCGTTGGTGCCGTCTCTCCACCCGGTGGTGATTTCTCAGATCCAGTTACCAGTGCTACCCTCGGTATCGTGCAAGTATTCTGGGGTCTGTCCAAAGCTCTCGCTCAACGTAAACATTTCCCTTCCGTCGACTGGAATGTCTCATACTCCAAATACCTCAAGGTCCTCGACCCTCACTACGAAAAGAGTAACCCTGGTTTCATCGACTTGCGTACCAGAGCCAAGGAGATCTTGCAAAAAGAGCAAGATTTGGCAGAGATCGTACAGCTTGTCGGAAAGAGTGCTTTGGGTGAGAGTGACAAGATCACTTTGGAAGTCGCTCGAAtgctcaag GATGATTTCCTGCAACAAAACGGTATCTCCGAATACGATCGATACTGTCCATTCTACAAGACTTCAGGCATGTTAAAGAATTTTGTTGCCTTCTATGATCAGTCTCAACGGGCTGTGGAAACGAGTGACATGACTTTTgctaag GTTCGTGACTCTGCCGCCGATGTCATGTACAAACTCTCCCAAATGAAATTCGAATCGCCCAACACTCAAAGCGAGCAAGATATCCAAGGTAAATTCGACCAATTATACAACGAGATCGGCGAGACCTTCAGGCGAATGCAAGAATAG